The Sphingomonas sp. G-3-2-10 DNA window CGCGACGACGAACAGCCTAACGCCCCCTTCCGCGTCGGGGAGTGGCGCAGTCCGGTAGCGCGCCTGCTTTGGGAGCAGGATGTCGCAGGTTCGAATCCTGTCTCCCCGACCATTTGCTTGATTGCTGGCCCGCGCATCCGCTATCGCCGCGTCTCGCTGGGGGGCCTGTAGCTCAATTGGTTAGAGCTGGCCGCTCATAACGGCTAGGTTGCGGGTTCAAGTCCTGCCGGGCCCACCAGCGGCATCCAGCACGTCGCCGAGCGACGCCGGGCGCACGCCCAGCCTTTCCAGCAGGTCGAATATCTCGTCCCACCAGCGATGAAACGCAGCCAGCCCCGCCGCGTCGCGAACATAGGGCGTGTGGCCGGGCTCAACCGAAGGCGAGTGGAACGAGAAATTGAGGACGCGAAGTCCCTCGCCCACCGCGACCCGCACCGCTTCCATCGCTTCGTTCAACGGCATGTCTTCCGGGGTCAGCGAGACGCGCGAGAACAGGCCCAGCCGCGATGCCGCGCCGCGCCCGTGCGGGATTCGGCCCAGCGTGCGGTAGAGGCGCGCGCCGCCGCGGCGCAGCAGGCCGGTGTTGACCGTGGTGAAGGGCAGCTCGATTACCTGACCCATGCGGAACGCATGGTTGGGGATCGCGGAGAAATCGGGGCCCTGCTCGGCGGAATAATCATAGCCCGAACGCATCGAGCTATCGAGGCGATAGCCCTCGGCGGCGAGCAGCGCCGGGGTCGCGCGGCCGATCCCATAACGGCCGGCGCGATAGGCCAGCGGGCGCGCGCCAAAGGCGCGTTCGATCGCTTCGGTCAGTACCCGCAGCTTGGCGGCCTGCAATGCGACGGGAAGATTGGCGGTGAAGCTGTTGGGACCGTTCACTTCCTCCTCGAACGGCGGATTGACCCAGGGGTGAAGCTGGGTCCCGACCGTCGAGCGGCCATCCTCGATGCAGGATCTGAGAATGTCGACCGATCGCGGGCACGTCGCGATGGGATGGTCGATCATATAGTTGAGCGGCACGCCGCAATCCGCGAAACGCCTGTGCGCTGCCGGCAGCGCGTTCATCGCCTGGGTGCCGCGCGCTGCCCTGTCGAGCGGCTTCGACCAGTCGAATTCCTCTTCGGTATCGACGAACACGGTGAAGCGCGTCCCGAATTCGGCCGGCCAGTCGACCAGATCCTCGCGCACGGGTTCAGGCACGCGATACCAGTCCCGGCCCCTCGGCCGGATCGGCGCATCGCCCTCCATGCTCAGCTTAGATGTGCCTGGCCCACTTGCGTGTTTACGGATGCCGGGAGGCGCAAAGTCAAGCTCTCCGGCTCGATCACCAGCGAACCGCCCAACTCGCGCGACAGATTGCGGGCGAGCCGCAGCGCGAAGCCGGTGCCGAGCAGGGTGGCGTCACCAGCCTCGTCATCGATGCCGAGCACCGAATCGCCCGGATAGTCGGACAACGCCTTGGGCCGGTCGAGCGTGATCGCCACGACTTCGTCGGCGTCGAGCGCCATGCGAACGCCGATCCGCTCGCCGGGGCCGCTTGCCGAAACGAGCGTCGCCATCAGCCGGGCGAGCAGCCGCTCGACGGCGCGGCGATCGCCGCTGACCGACAGATCGTCGATCGGCAGCGCGATGCCCGATCCGCGCAGCGCGGCAAGCTGCGCCAGATCGTCGGCGATTCCGGCAAGCACCGGGCGCAACTTGATCGGCGCGGGGACCAGCGACAGCGCCGCACTGTCGATCCGCGCGGCCAGATCGAGATCGTCGATCGCCCCGAGCAGCTCGCGCGCCTGACCGCGGATCACGCTGGCGCGGTCGCGATAGGGATCGGAGACCGGACCCAGCATCTGCGTCTCGATCATCTCGGCAAAGCCGGCGATCGCATTTGTCGGCGTGCGCAGTTCGTGGACGAGCTGGCGCAGCGAATCGGCCGGTGTCGCGGCGGGGACCATCCGGATCGGCTCGGCGCGCTCGTCGATGCGCGGACGGCGAGCGGTGCCGCGATAGCCGGTGAAACGGCCATTGGCCGGATCGAACACGGGGATGGCCGAGATCAGCCAGTCGCCCGAAGCGTCCGATTCGCCTTCGATCGCCATGCGCGCATTGGAAAAACCGGCACGGCGGCGGAATGCGCCGGCGGCGACGCCATCGACGCTCGATCCGCCGGCCGGAGTCGCCTGAAGATCGAGCGAGAGCCCGACGATCGGCGAACGGCTGACGCCGTCGACCCAGCGGACCACGCCCTTGGCGTCGGTTTCGAAGCGGAAATCCCGGGCCGGCTGGATCGGGCGCGACGGACGCGAATCGCCGCCCTCCTCGCGATCCTTCCAGAAGGAATCGAGCCGGGCGACGACATCCGAAATCTGGAACGGCCCTTCGAGCTCGTCGTCACCATCGAAATCTGCAACTTCCTGAATTTCTTCAGGAATAGCAGCCAGCAACATGTCGGGCTCAAGAGTATCGGCAGAGGCCATGAGTGGTTCCTGAGCCGGTTCGGCGGCTTCCGCAATCGGCTCCTCGGCCTTCTCTGCCTCGACTGTCCCGGATTGGATCGCACCCGTTACGGGGAACGCCGCCATCGCGGGCGCGGCCAGCGACGCTGCAACGCCGGCGAGCGCGACGAAGGACAGGTCCTCCTCGATCGCCACCGCCTCCGGAAGCGCGGAAACCGGTGCTTCCTCGACCGGCGGCAGGATCGAATCGAGCCGTGCCATCAACGCGCCCACGCTTTCGGGCGGGGCCGGTGCGGCCGGTTCCGCCGGACCTTCGACGGCTTCCAAAGCGGATTCGATTTCCTCGATCGCCGGATCGGGTTGCGGGGTTTCCTCCACCACGACCGGCAGCGGCTCGACGACGAGCGCTTCAACCGGCGGCGCGGCAGGTTCGACCGAGCGAGCCGCAACGACGTCGGTCCAGTCGATGATCTGTTCGGGCTCAGCCGCTTCCACGGCGGGTTCGGGCTCGGGCGTCAGCGGAATCGCCGGCGTCACATCGTCCGAAGGGACCTCAACGACTTCCTCGACGATCTTCACCGATTCGTCGGGCAGGACGAAATCGATCGGGCCATAGGTTTCGAGCGCGCGGCGCACCATCGGGCTCAGATCGCGGCGATTGCGCAGCACGGCGCGCGATGCGGGCGCGAGTTCGGGCAGCAATTGCACCCATTCGGTGGAAGTCAGGCGCGCGTTGCGCAGCACTGGAAGCGCCACCTGGATCTCGTCCAGCGCAAGCAGGCGGACCAGCGGCGCGGGGGGCGAGGCATATTCGAGGGCACGGGCGCTCGCGGCGCGCACCGAAGCCGGAATCTCGCCGCGCAGGCGGCGCAGCAGCGAGAGCGCGCGGGGATCGGGATAGACGCGTCCGCGCCCAATCAAATCAACAAGTTGGCGCCAGGCCGACTGTTTGCCCACAGGCGTGCCGAGATCCCCCGCAAGTACTGTCTCGAGAGTATCGTCGAAGCGCAACCGGACCACCCCTGATGGCGCCTGAAACGCGCGCCGTAAGGATTCCTTAACCGGTCGCGCAGGGTTGTGAACCACCTCATTTCGGCACGTCGCAATGTGGGACAAATCCGTTGCGTTGTAATAATCTTATGCCTAACCCGGTGTCTCAGCACGAATGGAACGGGGAGTGAGCGCGCGAAATGCGATTCGATGAGATCGACATGCGGATATTAGCGCTGCTCCAGGAAAATGGCCGGATGACGAATGTCGAACTGGCGGAGCGTGTCGGGCTGACCGCCCCGCCCTGCCTGCGCCGCGTCCGCGCGCTGGAGGAAACCGGCGCGATCCAGGGCTATCATGCCGCGCTGGAACCCGCGCAGCTCGGCTACAACCTCACCGTCTTCGCGCTGGTCAGCCTGAAGAGCCAGGCCGAGACCGATCTGCGCGCATTCGAGACGCTGGTCGCGGAAATTCCCGAAGTCCGCGAATGCCATATGCTCAACGGCGAGATCGACTTCATCCTGAAGATCGTCGCGACCGACCTGCCGACCTTCCAGAACATGCTGACCACCCGGCTGACCACCGCGCCCAACGTCGAGCATGTGAAGACCAGCTTCACGATCCGCACGTCGAAGGCGCTGCCGGGCGTGCCCGTTCAGTCCTGAGCCTTCTGAACGGCCTGACATGAAAAAGGGCGGCGCAACGGCCGCCCTTCTCCATTTTATCCAGCCATCGCGCCGGATCAGGCAGTGAGCGGCGGCAGGTCCAGCCAGAGCAGCCAGAACTTGGCGATGTCGGTCAGCGCACCGGCGCCGTTCACCGCGCCGAAGGCGGTCTTGGCCTCTTCCTTGCGGTTCAGGTTCACCAGCGCGACGCCGCGGTGCAGGTTGATCTGGTTGGCATTGCCGTCGCCCTTGGTCAGCGCGACGTCATAGAGCTCCAGCGCGCGGGCCGAATTGCCCGAAGCGAGATAGGCATCGCCGATCGCCGAGAATTCCTTGCCGTTCTTCGCGGCCTTGGCGATCGTCTCGAGCGAGCCTTCGTTGGTCACCGCAGTCTTCGACGCGGTGTAGATGCGGTTGAAATCGGCTTCCGCGGGCGGAATCTTGGT harbors:
- a CDS encoding polysaccharide deacetylase family protein; protein product: MPEPVREDLVDWPAEFGTRFTVFVDTEEEFDWSKPLDRAARGTQAMNALPAAHRRFADCGVPLNYMIDHPIATCPRSVDILRSCIEDGRSTVGTQLHPWVNPPFEEEVNGPNSFTANLPVALQAAKLRVLTEAIERAFGARPLAYRAGRYGIGRATPALLAAEGYRLDSSMRSGYDYSAEQGPDFSAIPNHAFRMGQVIELPFTTVNTGLLRRGGARLYRTLGRIPHGRGAASRLGLFSRVSLTPEDMPLNEAMEAVRVAVGEGLRVLNFSFHSPSVEPGHTPYVRDAAGLAAFHRWWDEIFDLLERLGVRPASLGDVLDAAGGPGRT
- a CDS encoding Lrp/AsnC family transcriptional regulator, which gives rise to MRFDEIDMRILALLQENGRMTNVELAERVGLTAPPCLRRVRALEETGAIQGYHAALEPAQLGYNLTVFALVSLKSQAETDLRAFETLVAEIPEVRECHMLNGEIDFILKIVATDLPTFQNMLTTRLTTAPNVEHVKTSFTIRTSKALPGVPVQS
- a CDS encoding HAMP domain-containing histidine kinase, with protein sequence MIGRGRVYPDPRALSLLRRLRGEIPASVRAASARALEYASPPAPLVRLLALDEIQVALPVLRNARLTSTEWVQLLPELAPASRAVLRNRRDLSPMVRRALETYGPIDFVLPDESVKIVEEVVEVPSDDVTPAIPLTPEPEPAVEAAEPEQIIDWTDVVAARSVEPAAPPVEALVVEPLPVVVEETPQPDPAIEEIESALEAVEGPAEPAAPAPPESVGALMARLDSILPPVEEAPVSALPEAVAIEEDLSFVALAGVAASLAAPAMAAFPVTGAIQSGTVEAEKAEEPIAEAAEPAQEPLMASADTLEPDMLLAAIPEEIQEVADFDGDDELEGPFQISDVVARLDSFWKDREEGGDSRPSRPIQPARDFRFETDAKGVVRWVDGVSRSPIVGLSLDLQATPAGGSSVDGVAAGAFRRRAGFSNARMAIEGESDASGDWLISAIPVFDPANGRFTGYRGTARRPRIDERAEPIRMVPAATPADSLRQLVHELRTPTNAIAGFAEMIETQMLGPVSDPYRDRASVIRGQARELLGAIDDLDLAARIDSAALSLVPAPIKLRPVLAGIADDLAQLAALRGSGIALPIDDLSVSGDRRAVERLLARLMATLVSASGPGERIGVRMALDADEVVAITLDRPKALSDYPGDSVLGIDDEAGDATLLGTGFALRLARNLSRELGGSLVIEPESLTLRLPASVNTQVGQAHLS